GGATCGATCAAACGAACCGATCCGTTTTCCGCTCCAAAGGATGATGAAGCAAAAGTAGTCGCTCTACCTTGCCTCATGGTATCATGACCGCAGGCGGCGTCGGTCCGCGGAAAGTAGGGAACTTACGATGGCATGGACAGAACAGACTGCTAGCAGCGTAGAGGAATTGGCCTTGATGTTGCTGACGATCGGCACTGCACCGTATCTCTGCCGGGGCCAGTCGAGGGCGGAATGGGAACACCTGATTACTAGATTCACCAGAGCACTCAAACATAGGCATAGGGTAAAACCGGATCCTTCGACAGAACCCGAAAGACTCGCCAAAACGGCCGCGATGGTCGAAGCTGCATCGATCGATCGATTCGTTAAACAGGGCCATATGCACCTTAGCCGGACCGAGAGTGGCATCATGTCAACTGTTGTTGGTACGCTGAGTCTCATGCAGCACTATGGCGCACCCACAAGGCTGCTCGATTGGACTTATTCGCCCTGGGTCGCCGCGTACTTTGCTGCAATAGATGATCTCGAGCACGATGGTGCTATCTGGTCCTTCAACACCAACGCACTAAACGAGTCGGAGGCGGTAGATAAAGATGTCGAGGCACACCTCGACCAAATGAGAAGCGCGGGCAATCTTCTCACTTGGGTCGAGGCTACTAACACGTCATACAATGTTGCATGTGTGGCTCGTCCGGCTATAGATAATAGGCGGATGTCTGCTCAGCAATCAGCGCACACGATGGCCGCAACAATAGACGAACCGCATGACGTACTGATTGAAGAAATCGATCATGCCGACCGGCCTGTGGTGCCGCCTTTGTTCTTTTTGTTCTTTTGGTTCTTTTTGTGCTTTCTCTAAATCTTTTGGTTCTATATTGAATTCAGCAAAAAATAATAAGTCTACTTCATGTGTATATGCTATATTGCTTATTGTTTCGCATAGATCGTTATTGTTATTTGTATTCCAAAATAAAAAGTTTACCATACAGATATTCCAGCTCAATAATATTTAATCACTCTCCATCTACTCAATAATCAAATCTACAGAGCCTTTTGCAAAACTCCAAGCCATTTAGATTATGACTATATACGCGACAACAAATAATAGGCTTTTTCATATTTTCAAAAGGTTAGATTCAAAAAAGCTGCTTTTTTAGACACACTTCCCCATTTTCTCTTTTTTCAGAGAAATTTATAATTTTCAAGCTGTTTTGTTACTTCCCTACTGGACAAATTTCAGTAAATAATCGGCAGTTAGGGCAAGGATACCGAACATAAGATGGGCCATAACTTTGGTTGAACCACGTACACGAATCATTCGCCCTCCAAAATCATCCTTCAGCCTGCCATTTACTCGTTCAACTGTAGTTCTTTCCCTAAATCGTACTTCTTCAGCAGGGTCAAAATGTTTCTTTTCTCCTCGTCGACAATTCGAGTCTACTATTGGCACATGTCCAAGTTGTCGACTAAAATCTTTTATATTCTCCCAATCATATGCCGAATCCATTAAATCATATAAACTCGTTACACGCTTTGAAGTCATTGTAGCTAAAGGAATTGCTGCTTGTGAATCATGTAATTACGCTGATGTCAATACTGCCGTAATCGGTATATGCCCGTCAGCCACATCAAGGTGAAGTTTATACCCGTTCCATGATTGTGTATAACCCTTACTGTTTTTCTTTGTGCCACGATCACACGCTTTTGGTAAATCGGCCAACATCTCTTCTATACTCATCTTCGCCTGACGTTCAATTCGTGTCGGTTCTTTCGGGGGAACTTTCTCTCCCTTTTTCGGCCTTCCTCTTTTACGTTTTCGCTTTTTCTTCTTTTCAGACTTTTTCTTAACGACCGGTTTCTCACGTGCAACAATTTCTGTACTATCACGGGAGATATGACCCACAAGATGTTCCGATAGATGTTTATTTATCAGTGCTTTGTGAACTTCCTGGGGTAGTTTGCTTTGCGCAAACTCTGCAAATGCACGGGATAGCGTTGATTCACTTGGTATCTGATACAGTGATTCCCAACCGCATATTCGCCTTAACCCAAGTTTACCAAGTTTCTATCAAAAAAGCAAGAAAATGCGTTAAAAACCAGAAGCAATTTAGCGTAAGCTGTTGTTTATAAAGAACTGAAGTTTCTATGCAGCAAATGTAGTGCCCCATACTATCATTTACATCTTGACACAGCATCAGATGTTTTGTACCTTTATACCATGTTTATCAAAGAAATAAAAAAGAAAAACAAAGGCTATGAAAAGATTTTCACCTCTCACCGCCTGATGGAATCCTATCGTACTGAGAAAGGCCCGCGGCAAAGGACTGTTCTCAATCTTGGCAGGCTGGAGATTCCTGAGGAGCAGTTCAAGCTTTTGGCTGACCGTATTGAAACAATACTCAGCGGACAGACATCGTTTTTGCCGCCTGAGATAGCTGAAGAGATTGAGGTGCTGGCAAGGCATTATGCCCAGAAGATAGTACAGAAGAATATTTCGGCTCATCAATCAGTAGTTTGTGAACCTGAAGAACCGCCGGTATATGAGACGATTAATGTAAACAGCGTAAAGAATTCCCGGTCACGGACAATTGGTGCGGAACATGTAGGTTTATCATCATTTGCGGAGCTGGGATTTGAAGCATGTTTGAGTAATTTGGGATTCAGCAATGACCGGGTCAAGCTTGCTGCGCTTGCAATAGTAGGCAAACTGGTATATCCCGCAAGTGAGCCGGACACACTGCTTGCTACCCTTCAAACCTTACAGAATGAAGAGATCAAGGTGAGGGAGGTTACTGAACCAGAAATAAAGAAACGAGGGATTACGGTAATAATGGATGCCGGGATAGCAACGGAAAATATTCTCTTATGCAAAAGCAGCAAACGTTTGGCAAAAGAGTCGGCCATGTTGTCCCAATATCAGGAACGTTTTGAGAAAGGACTCGAGGATATTAGTTTATCATTAACAAAAAGAGGCGGCGTAAAGCATTATGATAAGGTCATTGAGCGTATAGGACGATTGAAAGAGAAGTATTCTTCGATTGGCAGGTTTTATAAGATAAATACTCAACAATCCGAAGGAAAAGTTACACAACTAACATGGGCGTTTGAAAAAAAGAAAGAGGCGGAAGAACAATTCTCGGGTTTATATTTCTTGCGCACCACACGCAAAGACTTGAGCGAGAAGGAGATGTGGTCTTTATATACAATGCTTACAAGAGTGGAGGAATCGTTTCGATGCTTGAAGGATGATTTGAATATGCGGCCGGTATTCCACCAGAAGGAAAACCGTACCGACAGCCACCTGTTTATAACAGTCCTCGCATATCATTTACTCAACTCGATACAAGTAAAACTTCATGAAACCGGCATTGCCATGAGATGGAAACGTATCCGCGCACTACTTTCAACTCATGTGATTATAACAACTTCCATGGTAAAAAAAGATGGCGGATGTATTCATATAAGAGGCTGTTCAGAGCCTGAACCTTTTCACAGGAGAATTTATAACGCATTGAAAATCAAACTCACACCTGTTATATCAAAATTAATGTATATGTGAAT
This is a stretch of genomic DNA from Patescibacteria group bacterium. It encodes these proteins:
- a CDS encoding transposase, with protein sequence MFIKEIKKKNKGYEKIFTSHRLMESYRTEKGPRQRTVLNLGRLEIPEEQFKLLADRIETILSGQTSFLPPEIAEEIEVLARHYAQKIVQKNISAHQSVVCEPEEPPVYETINVNSVKNSRSRTIGAEHVGLSSFAELGFEACLSNLGFSNDRVKLAALAIVGKLVYPASEPDTLLATLQTLQNEEIKVREVTEPEIKKRGITVIMDAGIATENILLCKSSKRLAKESAMLSQYQERFEKGLEDISLSLTKRGGVKHYDKVIERIGRLKEKYSSIGRFYKINTQQSEGKVTQLTWAFEKKKEAEEQFSGLYFLRTTRKDLSEKEMWSLYTMLTRVEESFRCLKDDLNMRPVFHQKENRTDSHLFITVLAYHLLNSIQVKLHETGIAMRWKRIRALLSTHVIITTSMVKKDGGCIHIRGCSEPEPFHRRIYNALKIKLTPVISKLMYM
- a CDS encoding FRG domain-containing protein → MAWTEQTASSVEELALMLLTIGTAPYLCRGQSRAEWEHLITRFTRALKHRHRVKPDPSTEPERLAKTAAMVEAASIDRFVKQGHMHLSRTESGIMSTVVGTLSLMQHYGAPTRLLDWTYSPWVAAYFAAIDDLEHDGAIWSFNTNALNESEAVDKDVEAHLDQMRSAGNLLTWVEATNTSYNVACVARPAIDNRRMSAQQSAHTMAATIDEPHDVLIEEIDHADRPVVPPLFFLFFWFFLCFL
- a CDS encoding transposase; its protein translation is MTSKRVTSLYDLMDSAYDWENIKDFSRQLGHVPIVDSNCRRGEKKHFDPAEEVRFRERTTVERVNGRLKDDFGGRMIRVRGSTKVMAHLMFGILALTADYLLKFVQ